Proteins from a single region of Mailhella massiliensis:
- a CDS encoding GNAT family N-acetyltransferase has protein sequence MEEIRRLALDDMPEAASLEARCFPSFWTAEQFADAWRQDWFAGYGFFRDGRLRGYITLRVLAGELEVLNIALSPEERGRGYSFPLMDFALRDTRQGGHRQAKGLTPEGWETAFLEVRVSNAPARALYSRLGFQKAGLRRRYYSDGEDALVMTLEAGALESSSAGD, from the coding sequence TGCACTGGATGATATGCCGGAGGCCGCTTCGCTGGAAGCGCGCTGCTTTCCTTCTTTCTGGACGGCGGAACAGTTTGCCGATGCGTGGCGGCAGGACTGGTTTGCCGGATACGGCTTTTTTCGTGACGGCAGACTGCGCGGATACATCACGCTGCGCGTACTGGCGGGAGAACTTGAGGTTCTGAATATCGCTCTGAGTCCCGAAGAACGGGGCAGGGGATATTCTTTTCCTCTTATGGATTTTGCCCTGCGCGATACGCGGCAGGGCGGACACCGGCAGGCAAAAGGACTCACTCCCGAAGGATGGGAAACCGCCTTTCTGGAAGTTCGGGTGAGCAACGCTCCTGCACGGGCGCTCTATTCCCGGCTCGGATTTCAGAAGGCGGGGCTGCGCAGACGTTACTATTCCGACGGGGAAGACGCTCTTGTCATGACGCTGGAGGCGGGAGCCTTGGAGTCTTCTTCTGCCGGAGACTGA